DNA from Synechococcus sp. CBW1108:
AGCCGTTTCCTCGGTGTTGTGGTCCCTATCGATATCTATCACCAGGCTGCGCAGCAGCTCACGCACCTTGCCCGCAACTTCGATTTCCAATTGCTCAAGCTCCCCATCCTTGAGATGGTCAGCGATGTTGTCGTTGGCGAAGTAGGCAACGGCATCGGCTTCAAGCCGCTCCCGAATTCGGACGCTGACGGGCAAGGGGCCAGCGGCCGGGGCACTCGAGCGGGAGGGAAGGCTGGAGGGCAAGGTGGAGGTCATGGAGGTGCTCAAAACGCGCCGGCAGCCGGCATGAGGGTGAGGTCTTCCACCACCTGGGTGGCGGGCTGTTGGGCCAAATACAGCAGGGCTTCAGCTGCCCGCTCGGCATCAAGCATGGCACGGCGATCGAAGGTACTGTGAACTGTTTCGCTCTCCCAAAGGGGGGTATTCACCGAACCCAGGGTCAGGGTGCTGACCCGTATTCCGTGGGCCCGTTCTTCAGCGGCCAGACAGCGGCTGAACGCTGCTAGGGCAGCCTTGCTGATGCAGTAGGCACCCCAGTCTGGGAAAGCGTGGTGGGCCGCATGGCTGCTGACGTTGATGATGTGGCCTCCCCCCGCCTGGCGCAGACCCGGCAACAGCACCTGGCAAAGCTGGAATACGGCAGTCAGGTTTAGTTGCATCAGCCGCTGCCACTGCTCAAGCGGCATGGCAGCCAGCGGGCCGGTGTAAGCCATGCCCGCATTGTTGATTACCACGGTGGGGGCTAGACCCCGGGCGCAAAGTGCAGCTACACCGGGCGCGATGGCAGCCGGATCGGTTAGGTCAAGGGCCTGGATTTCAACCCGACGGCCCAGGGGCTCGAGCTCAGCGGCCAGGCCATCGAGCTCGGCAGAGGGCCGGGCCAGCAGGAGCAGGTCGTACCCAGCTGCGGCAAAAATACGGGCTGCCGCGGCACCGATGCCCCGGGAAGCCCCGGAAATCAGGGCCACTGCCGATGAATCAGACAAGAGGCAAGGTTGCGAGGGGAGAGCGGTTGCAAAGAAAGGGCGCTCTTGGCGCAACCCTAAGGACCCCGGGCTGGCTCTGGGGCCTCGCTCTCGAGGAAACGGCCCATGCGCCGAAACTTCCCATAGCGCTGCTCGAGCAGCTGCTTTTCACTCAGGCCCTGGAGCTCGGCCAGCTGCTCGAGCAGGGCCGTCTTCAAGGTTTCCGCGGCCTGCAAGGGTGCCCAGTGATTGCCGCCGCAGGGCTCCGGCAACACCAGATCGACAACGCCGAGCTTGAGCAGGTCTGGACCGGTGATTTTCAGCGCTTCTGCAGCGGCGGAGGCCTTGCCCGCATCCCGCCAGAGAATCGAGGCACAGGCTTCCGGACTCGCCACGGTGTAGACGCTGTGCTCAAACATCAGCAGCCTGTCGGCCACACCGATCCCGAGGGCGCCGCCGGAGCCACCCTCCCCGATCACGGTGGCCACAATCGGCACCCGCAGGCGGAACATCTCGCGCAGATTGAAGGCAATCGCCTCGCCCTGGCCCTGTTCCTCTGCCAGCACACCGGCGTAGGCGCCAGGGGTGTCGATGAAGCTAAGGATCGGCAGGCGGAAGCGGTCGGCATGTTCCATCAGCCGCATCGCCTTGCGGTAGCCACCCGGAGAGGCCATGCCGAAATTGCGGGCCACGTTTTCCTTGGTGTCACGCCCCTTCTGATGGCCCAGCAAAACGACAGCCTGGTCCCCGATCCGGCCCACGCCCCCGACCAGGGCCTTGTCGTCACTGCCGCGCCGATCCCCATGCAGCTCCAGCCACTCATCGGTGATCACCTGGATGTAGTCCAGGGTGCTGGGGCGTTGGGGGTGGCGGGCAACCTGGATCTTCTGGGCAGGAGTTAGGGCCTCGAAGATGTCCTTGCGGCGGCGGGTTGCCAAGGTTTCAAGCTGCAGCAGCTGCTGGCTCACATCCACTTCCGAGTCACGCGCCAACTGGCGGATCTGCTCGATCTGCTCCTCCAGCTCAACCAGCGGTTTTTCGAACTCCAGCAGGGCGCGACGGGCCATGGCGGGGGGTGCTTTGGAATTGGGCAAAGGGGCTAGGCAGGGGCCATGGCCAGTGAGGCGTCCGGCTGCAAGCTGAGGCTGAGGGCCTCAAACCCATGGCGCAGGGAGGCCGCGCCGATCAGGTCCATCTTGTCAAGGCTGATGTTGTTGCGGCCCCAGCTGAAGTTGGTATGGATGCCTTCAAACTCCAGCAGGATTGCCTCGGCGAAGCAGGCAAACATCTGCCTGCTGGGATTTGCCATCTCCGCCATTTCCATCATCTGCCAGGTGATGTCTGTGAAGAATTCCACGATTCCACCCTTGAGCACGTGGATGCCGGCGCCGTTGGCCTTGCTGTCGAGGTTTTTCGGGTAGCCGCCGTCGATCATCAGGCAAGGCGATTTGAGTTTGTCGACATCGATGCTGAGGGTCTGGGGCAGGCTGGCGACCCAAACAACCGCATCAGCCTGGGGCAAGGCTTCCTCGAGGCTGAGAATCTGGCCACCGCCAAGCTCCTGCTGCAGGTCAAGCAGGGGTTGCTGTTGGCGGGCCACCAGCAGCAGTTCCTTGATGCCGGTGCGTTGGCTCAGCCAGCGACAAACCGCACTGCCGATATCCCCGGTGGCGCCAACCACTGCAACACTGGCCTGACGCAGGTCAATACCCAGCCGGGGAGCATTGGTTTCAACCTGACGGCAAATCACCCAGGCCGTATGGGTATTGCCAGTGGTGAAGCGCTGCCACTCCAGAGTTGTGGAGCGGATCTGCTGCTCTTTGAGCAGGTTGAAGTTTTCAAAAATGATCGAGGTGAAGCCACCCAGGGCTGTGATGTCGAGGCCACTTTTCTGGGACAGCTCCATGGCGCTCAATACCTTGCGCCTGGCCGTTTTGAAACGGCTCAACATCTCAGGCACAAAGCAGGAGTCGATGTAGGCGCCTTCGATCTTCTTGCCACTGGGGTTGGTTACCTCCAACCTCTCCACCAATTGGGGTGGGGCGCTGCACCACATATCCAGGTTGCCCTCGGCAAAATCCTCAAAGCCGAGGCTGCGTGCTTTGGCGCGGGCCTCCTCAAAGTTTG
Protein-coding regions in this window:
- a CDS encoding SDR family oxidoreductase, with protein sequence MISGASRGIGAAAARIFAAAGYDLLLLARPSAELDGLAAELEPLGRRVEIQALDLTDPAAIAPGVAALCARGLAPTVVINNAGMAYTGPLAAMPLEQWQRLMQLNLTAVFQLCQVLLPGLRQAGGGHIINVSSHAAHHAFPDWGAYCISKAALAAFSRCLAAEERAHGIRVSTLTLGSVNTPLWESETVHSTFDRRAMLDAERAAEALLYLAQQPATQVVEDLTLMPAAGAF
- a CDS encoding acetyl-CoA carboxylase carboxyltransferase subunit alpha, giving the protein MARRALLEFEKPLVELEEQIEQIRQLARDSEVDVSQQLLQLETLATRRRKDIFEALTPAQKIQVARHPQRPSTLDYIQVITDEWLELHGDRRGSDDKALVGGVGRIGDQAVVLLGHQKGRDTKENVARNFGMASPGGYRKAMRLMEHADRFRLPILSFIDTPGAYAGVLAEEQGQGEAIAFNLREMFRLRVPIVATVIGEGGSGGALGIGVADRLLMFEHSVYTVASPEACASILWRDAGKASAAAEALKITGPDLLKLGVVDLVLPEPCGGNHWAPLQAAETLKTALLEQLAELQGLSEKQLLEQRYGKFRRMGRFLESEAPEPARGP
- a CDS encoding long-chain acyl-[acyl-carrier-protein] reductase, translating into MFGLIGHSTNFEEARAKARSLGFEDFAEGNLDMWCSAPPQLVERLEVTNPSGKKIEGAYIDSCFVPEMLSRFKTARRKVLSAMELSQKSGLDITALGGFTSIIFENFNLLKEQQIRSTTLEWQRFTTGNTHTAWVICRQVETNAPRLGIDLRQASVAVVGATGDIGSAVCRWLSQRTGIKELLLVARQQQPLLDLQQELGGGQILSLEEALPQADAVVWVASLPQTLSIDVDKLKSPCLMIDGGYPKNLDSKANGAGIHVLKGGIVEFFTDITWQMMEMAEMANPSRQMFACFAEAILLEFEGIHTNFSWGRNNISLDKMDLIGAASLRHGFEALSLSLQPDASLAMAPA